Part of the Echeneis naucrates chromosome 1, fEcheNa1.1, whole genome shotgun sequence genome, GCTGAATAAAAGGTAGAaatgtacaataaaaaaaaaaaaaaaaaaaaaaaaaaaaaagcacgagGATGGAAATTCAGGAAGTAACCGCTTAGTTAAAGTTAAAATCTTAGGCAGCTAATGTGGATTACTAAAACAGTAACTATCTGTCAAAGAGCATGTCTAAAGTCCTGCTGAGTGGTCCTTAAAGATAAGTCGACAGAGGTCAGAGATAATTCAGGtggagggaaaataaaaataacctgCACAGGCCAAAATCGCCTTACACGTATGTATAACAGAGAACAGGTATGTTGGCTTGAGAAGAGCTGAGGAGTTAGGTGaacttatttctatttttatctcCAGATTCTCAGTCTATAACCTGATTGAGAATAATCTTTAAAGCCGAGgtgtaaaaatagaaaaagctgtttgtgtaaCAGGGACTTAAGAAAACTGCCTGAACCTGGGGGTGTTATATCATTCAACGGTCTTAAATACCAAAACTAACGCTCCGATTTTCAACTCTTTTGCTCTCAGCGCATAGAAGATGGCAGACACAGCCGTTGCAGCTCCCGCCGACAAGAAGGGACCTCCCAAGTTCAAGCAGAGGACTACTCGCACGTTCAAGAGCAAGGCCCCTAAACCAGGCCAGAAGGGGTAAGCTCCCCAGTGATGGGAAATAAATAAGCACATTTTGCCGAGGATTTTGTCACATATTGGTGAAGAGTTCAAGTGGGACACTTCTGGAAAAATGAGACATGGCTGATTCTTTCTCAGATTCGGAGACGACATCCCCGGCATGGAGGGTCTGGGCACAGACATCACAGTGGTCTGCCCATGGGAGGCCTTCGGCGACATGGAGCTCAGCGACCTGGCAAAATACGGAATCGTTTAGAAACCCTTCTGTGTCTTTCCCACAACCGTTTTACCTCCCTGCGCTGACCGCCTACTCTACCTCCACCCCGTTTTCCTTCACCTCCCAAAATACCTCACCTCATGTCTGCCGTTGTGTTAGGCTATCCTAGGTTTTGGGAAATATTGCACACAAACTGTCACCCAGAGCTGATCGGAAAATCACATATATCCGTTTATTAACTTATATATGCTTCACTGAGGTGTCCTATTATTCCCAGCTCCCTCCCAAATACTTTGCACGTGGCTTATGCATCTTTGAGAAAAATTGGACTAAATCATTTGTAAGCGGGATTGATTGCTGCAGTATTGAATTGATGTTAATGCACTGCTGATCCCTTGTTCCCCTCTCCTGCGTCTTCCACTCCATgacccccttctctccctccctccctctttggAGCTATTCCTACTTAATGTACAGCTAtataagaaatatatatttttatttttatgaactgTGAATGTAAATTTATGTGCACCATCAATAGGAATCAGGCAGAGCAGTTGAACAggactgtaaaataaatattttcccCAAAAAGCAACGTTTCAGCGTCTGCTCATTTGCACCAGCATGCAAGGTGTGGTTATTATGCAATGGTCTTACATAAGCAGTCTACTTATTCAACAGTCAGACCTCTAACATCATCACCTGCAATATTAATGCcattatgaatatttaacaatAATAGCAATCTCAACGGTGATGGATTATTACGCAATTTCTAGAAATTGCAACGCATTTCAAATTCACGGTCCAAAGAATATGTGCCCTGGTCAGTATGGCGATTGGTGATGatccttatttttttcctctttagcGCCTCAATGAGGTTGAAAATTACAGCTGTTAACTGTTGggtttaaatgttttgacattCATTGGTAATTTATTCACTTTTGCATACATCATCATCACCCGgttaagttttcattttcttaaagTGAAAGATTACGTAAGCGCCTGCTTCACGACATCGCGCCGCTCCCACCAAACAAATGCTACAGCCCTATCTCAGGCCTCCATTCAACCGCCCTCCTCTCTTCGCACTCGAAGCGTTACGGAAAGGAGCGGAAGTaacaaataaaagacacagCAAGCGGTACAACTGAATGCAGCTACGCTGTACTGAGAAGccatggaaaaaaattaaataaataactgcaaCCATTAGCCCATCACCACGAGAGGCTAAATAGCATTGACGGTAAGGCAGCTGGAAAACAGGAATTTTTCCCAGACAAATCTACTGTAGCAGCAGCAAGTCAACTCAAAACACGCACATAGCTGCTGGCACGAGAAACACGCTGTACACGAGCACTCACTGTCCTGAACCAAACATTAGACAGAGTTGGCACCGAACTAGGATCCAGCGTTTGATTTCTGTAGTtgattttcagatatttctcGAGTTTAAAAGTCCTAAACATACGAAAAAGAAGAGGTCATATCTAAACTAGCATTAATCGACTGAAGAGCGATACAACTCTTATACCAGGTCAGCAATGTGTTTCCACATTGCATCTGTAGGGTTAAATCAGCCATACTGACTTTATATTTAGACCGGCAGTCAGTATTCACATACTGGCATCATCtgtgtgtgaaataatgtgAGACATTACGAAATATGCTCGCCCATTttactaaataaatacaataccaaaataaaaacaacctgaAAGCTGggtcacaacaaaacatttttatataaaacattttatatggacattcaataacaaaaaaaaaaaacataatggcAGTCAGGGGGGATGTAGACAtgacagaggaaaaaggagacTGGTCATTGAGAAACCATAGCAACTATGAAGAATGACCACATAGTTTACTATAATACAGTGGCAAGAAAACCACAACAGGAAAATGATCtttgtgcagcagccattttgtttgtcagCAGGCCCTTTTGCCAAACAGCACTGTGCTCTTTTGTTGTGTTAACTAGCTTTAAACTGCGAGCTGCCCGTCTTTCTCCATGGAGTTTAGTGGTAAAGAAGAACACAATCGGGCTTGGCTGCTCAGGAGTCAAATACGAAAGACAAAAGATTCatgcaaaactttttttttttttttttgctctttttctttttttaaaacttgaCAAGACTCGCTCATGCTGGTTTGTCCATGCCTTCAGTGGCTCCGAAAgtccatcattttattttttttgtgtagcaCTTCTCAAGTTGGGAGACAGAACGTGCTAGGGGCTGTTAGTTAGCATCTTTGGCTaggttatctttttttttttttcttctttttttcccattttgtcCGGAGCACATTCTGCACTCATATGAAGATAtcgaaaaagaaaatgttaaaagttATGTTAGCAAAttaaacagcagcacatttaataggaaaaaacaaaaaacaaaaacttattgacctgcatttttttccccaagtttaagaactggaaaacaaaacagtagcTTTGAAATTAATTGGttgatgggtaaaaaaaaaaaaaaaaaaaagcatatccCACatagacacttttttttttttttttttacttttttagaaTATTTCCCTGCATGTACATGACCTAACACTTTCAGACAAACCTGGAGCGACCACACTGACAGTGCCAAGCTGACAGATTTCACCATTGAAATTTAAAGAGTCTGCATTGAgcaaatattattaaaataaacaacaatcaGAAAAAGAATTTGCAGTTGGTTTTAAGCAAAGTGCTACAGACCTATGTTCAttcttttcaaatttttcaGTCACTTGCAAAATGGggatattaaaatgaaaatccagCCTATAATCCAGCCTTTCCTGCATATTTTGAAGTATAATTACATATCATGCCGGCATATCCTATAATCAACCATgaagaaaacacataaaattaGCTGATtaacaaagagaacaaaagtTTGGTAGTGTTATACTTGTCTCTCACTACTCCGGTATGATCTGGCTCAAGACCTTGCGCCTTACTGAAAAAGGAATAATggataaaaaattaaaataaaaaaacctcaAGGTAAATAAAGACAGCAATAGGATTATCAAGGATTATGATAACATTAACAAAGATTATATACTTATACGGCAGAAGAAAAATGTGCTTTCTACAAATCtttggaacaaaaacaaaatgccagAAAAGCCACATTTTGGAAATACAACAGTATAGAAATATGCACAATAGTAAGgtgttttgcatttaaatattttctattAACTCATCGGCAGAATATCTCTCTTGCTCAGTAATTCCTGCTGGCAGCGTCACAAACACAATTGCCAACTAGAGTACATTTCAGGAAGACTCAGTCAATATTGGACTTTGCTCTATAAAAGATGGAGCATGAGGGGAAAATCCAAATAATAAATCTCTACATTAAAGGATCAACGAACACTTGAACCCCAGGGTTCGGGAGATTGGATCTACATCTAAAATCAAgtaaatgagaaatgttttacaGTGTAGTGTTACACTTTAGTGTTCACTGTGATGGCTGCACACAGATTGTAGTGAAATCCTGTGCATGAGAGGGATGAAGTGAGACTATAGGCCTAGTTGTGTCATATAGTAAAAGGTGGAATATTAGTTTAATAGATGCTAAATTTCTGATTTCACTGTTTTATCTACATTTCCCATTAACACAAGTAGCTGCTGTGCAGCGGagtcaaacaaaaaataatggTTTCATAAGAATTATAATTAGAAtgattacaataataataataatttggtAACTTTTTTCCTAAACTAATTTCTTTGCATATCATaacaattttaaatttaaaggtTCACCATTTCCACATACTAAGAAAACTTGAGGTACGGAACAGCTCTAATAACCCTCCCTCCTTCAGGTTTCAGACGGGATTTCTGTAGTGTTACAAGCCGCCATGTTCAGTCTCCCTTACGGGGGCACAACAAGAATGGAAATCCTGCGATTTATTACAATCCGCCCATGTTGAGAAGGAGTTGTAAAATCCAATGACTCGTTATCCTCGCTCAAAATCAAAATAGATGCTTTTTTTGATGCACCTTCCCGTTTCCTACTGTTCCATTTTCTGGACACCCCTGTTTCTtgcttccctctcttttttcctcaaatgttgAGTGTGTGCAGGCCACACAGCACCCAGCTCTTTCTCATACATGTTTGACAGCTGTTTAAATGTCGGTTATATCCACATACAGCCTTTGGAAGAACATCTGGGCTCCATCCCGAGTCTTGTGCTGTTGAGTGTCGAGGGAATAAGAAGGGGGCTGGTAGGGGGTCTATTATACAGCCGTGCAATAGGGAAGGTGGCCActtaagagttttttttttttcttcttctttttttttttttttttttttcacataaagGCCATCCATCAGTCTTTAATACAGCATTCCTCTATTTCTGTAGTAGCATATATAAGAAAATGTGAGACTGCTTTGGGGTGGGATCAGAAATTTCTTTGTTGTGGTTGATTCCACACTTTTAAACTGGGCGCAGTCCACCTCAATGACGAAAGAGGGAGCTCTTTTAGAGTAATTCAATGGAAGAGAGGAGCTCCTGGGAAATGTAGTGTCCTTAGTAAGGGGCAAATCTACTGTAGCCTCCCCTGTACAGCGTAGCctgtgaaacaaacatttaGTGAATTAAATCCAGCCTTGGTTAATGCAGTgtaaagacacaaaacacaaaataatcatttgaaGCTAAAACCTGttccaaaaaaatttaatatttgCGCCTTTTTACAGCACTCCTTTTCAGTGCCCCcccctacaaaaaaaaaaaaaaacaaaaaaaaaaacaataaggGGATAGCTTTATTAGAGCAAATGCATTGTCAGCTTTGGTATTCATTAAGGCTGTCAAACGACTGAaatttttaatctgattaatcTCATGGCCCCTGCAGATTAAATTTGATTAATCAcgattaatattcattcattatttgtgtttaattttgtggGGGCAAAAAAACTCATGAAAGTAGGCAATATATAAACACTTaacatgtgtttatttaaactaaagagcagatgtggtgtccagattgcaatatatataaaaaaataaacaaataaaaataccaatcgcatcatatttttttcttcctcttttttttttttttagtaaacgAACACATTATGTGGCCCTCTTATTCATCTTTAAGCCAGCTGCTGGGACACACTCAGTTCTTTACTTGTTTATTGGAGAGAAGAACTGACCACTTACGTACAAAGTTACCTGGAGTGGCGAGACATTTGTGAGCTAGCAGTCTCAGTTTTAATGGGCTCCTAAATGAGCTTACCACTAGTGATGGAGGTATCGATTCAATGGTTTAATGGATTAATACATCAATACCCATGCAACTCATTTGAGTACCCATTACTATAATACTAACAccaattaattatttatttatttatttattttgacttacCATGGCTCCGACACCATAGGCAGCTGGGGCGAGTGCAGCGTGGTAAGGGTCTGCCGTGTAAACTCGTCCGTAACTGTCAGGGTAACAGTCAATAAATCATGTGCCACAGGTCATTTTAAAGAAACAGCAAGCAATGCATTActttcaaaaacacaagatAAATAATGTACCTCAGGAAGGTTAAGGTTACTTTAAAAACTCTTTCTGGCCAATTTTTTGTTTAGGAACCAAATGTTTCAAGAGGTGCAGGTGTTGGTCTGTCAGATGAGACTCCAAGATGCACTGAACAGCTAACTTACCTGTCACtgtaagctgctgctgcagctgctgctgccgcagGGGTCGCTACTGCAGCCGGCTGGGCATAACGATATGCTGCATAGCCACCCTGCGTGGGGCCGATGGaaagaggagaggtggaggacagaccaaggggggggggggggcattgtgtgcaacagaggagggagagaggtgcaATGAAGGGAGAGGTGAGACGGGACAGAAAGGAAAGTAAATTATTGTTAAAAGTTTACTGTATTTTCTCTACAGGGTAGCAGACTAGTAGTGAatttaaggggggggggggttacattGTGAGAAAAACTGCTGAGAAGAGAGCAAAAGATTAACAAGCAGACAGTCAGCAAAACTGGCTAATCTGGTGCAGTACAGCATTCACAAGGATGTAGTTCAGGCTCTGTGAGTCTCCTCCTCCGTGGCCAActtggtgggtgggggggtgggggggggcttttaTCGAACTTTATGTGTTTTACAGTGTCATAATCTTTCAAGTGCGTTACTTTTCCCACTCTGCATTGGacatggagggagagagatttcATACCCATAACTGTGCCCCAGCCTACTTCCCCTACCAAAAACACGAGGTTAAAGAAAGGGGAAGGGGCGGCAGGATGattatgtcattatttttgtttggatgggcagctgatgaacagacacaaaaaaaaaaacaaaactacaggTGTAAGAAGACAGTCAGccattcagattaaaaaaaaagagaacacacacatacacacacccacatggCCATCGACCAatcactgacaaacacagcatGCGTTCCCAAACTCAGGAAGTACAGTGTATTAGACCACACATCCCTatgaaataatgcaaaaaaaaaaaaacaaaaacacaccgcTGCAGTCTACCCTAAAGAATCAGTCACGACCATGTCCCCGCATTCAGGACCACACAGTTGCTGCTATGGAAAGAAGGCTGGGctggggagaggaggaaagagtgaCTGAAAGAAGAAGATGGTGATATGATGAAAAGGACAGATTGGAGATGTGATGTGACACAGAACACAGGACGGAGGAAGACATTACAGCATAAAATTTAAAGACttgatggaaaacagaaaagaaaaaaaaaatctgctgttgACTAAAGATGAcagaagacagagtgagaaaagGTGAAAGAAAGAGTGACAGAAGGAGCACAGATATAGGGAAGACTGGGGGGAGGAATCAGCCTTGTAAGTATGTCTGCATGCCGACACTGATTCAGTTAGCATGCCACAGGTGAAACAGATAGGGAGATTCCTGGAAGGGGTCTGAATGAACTGCTGATAGAATGAATTTTCTTGTCCTACATCCCTCTGACTACTGCATAGCCTCAGGTTTCAGTGTCATTATTCAtgtcttatttatttcatgCCCCGTTTGTATTCCAAGCATGACAATGCAGCCCATTGATACCTTCGATTTTCCTTCTAGCCTGGAAGATATGTGTGATATTTGTGTACAACAGGAAATCTTTGGCATCTTATCAAAATGTAACAATGTGATTAAATGCATAAGGTCTTAAAAAAAGATTcatctgtgccccccccccccccccacaatctTAGATTAGTTATTTTTTGCATGTCTTGGAATAACAATATGATAAAAAGCCTCTTTTCATTTATCTTGCGTCAATAGACATAATGCAACTACACCAACATATTGACAATGCCTGAATAAGACAAAATGCCTTTGTTTTCAAACTGTGGAGAAAAATAAGTTGTGTATTACgtatataaacaaatataacgtattgaaaaacagaaagccaCTGACACACAAGGAGTATCCTGCCCTGCATTTATTCTACCCTGAAAGGATTTTGTGAATGATCACTGTTTTATATGCTCTTCGTGAATTCGGATTTGAAGTTAATTCTTTTCACCCCCTTCCGCAACTCCACCCATGTCAGAAACCAGTGAGTTAGTagaagagagaagacagagaaggCATTTCAATCTCAGATGGTCAATAATGTCTAGCAGCACGCAGTCATTGGAGACGAGGATGATGCACACTGGCTCTCACACAGAGTGTGTAAACCCTACCTGGGGCAATCTGCCACTAATGTCCTGAAACACTAGTCtacagagagaacagaaacagctATTGTCAAcctggtcacacacacacacacacacgcgcgctcATAATCACATTGGTACAAACTAACTCATAAATGCACTGAGACAAACCCGAGAGGAGTCTACTCATGAATGAACACATGATTAAAGTGTGCGTGCCAGGTTATTCACGTCTCTTTATCAGTATGTATTACATGACCGTCTGAAAGTCAACctaatttcacagtttcattGCTCGTGGAGAATTGATGAATcaaaaaaaacactcaaaagTACACGCACTCTTTGGGTTTGGTCTGTGCCATTTCATTACATGAAAACCCACAGGCAAGAGGAGGGAAACGTAGGTGAGGagtgaggcagcagaggagagagaggtatACTTACGTAGAGATCAGCTGCACCGTAAAAACCATCCTGATAGGCCATCACACTGAGAGAcgagaaagcaaagaaaagaaggaaagggagggaaTACAGAGGAGCGGTGGTGGAACGTCGAAAACAAacggagggtgggggtgggggtggggaggggagagaaatgGTGTGATGCGCCACCGTGTGGGCAatggagaaaacaacaaacaagagtGACGGTTGAAGGAGAGAGGTGAGAAAATGGTGCCAAACAGattgtgaaagagagaaagagaaagaagggtGAGATTATTACACACCGTGCAACATGCAAGAAAATACCACCTCTTTGTAAATAGAAATAAACTAGTTTCAAAGTGATACTATTGAGACAAAGGTCTATCAAAGGAAATGCTattctgtttgattttaattCACCGAATGGTCATATAACCACGTTTAAGTACAAGGAAATGGTATTTCAGCAATTATTATTCAGTCATTAtcgcaataaaaaaaaaatgtacatattcaaacacacagcatgcaCAATTATGAAGTGCTACATTTAACTACACGTAGACATGCTTTCAAGAAAGCCGATGTCAGCTTTTTCTCATCAAAAACACTTTGCTGGAAGTTAGTTGGGGAGTTTTTATTGATGCTTACCCCGGGTACGTTGGGATTGCAGGTTGTGGCACAGCTGCCCTGACCGCACTGTAGACAGGCCGCGCACGCCCGCGGAGATGAGCACCTCGAAAGGTTGCAGCagttgaagcagctgctgctgccgctgggTATGGAAACCCTGGAACTGAGTGAGAGAAAGCTAATGAAGGACATAAGAGCTGCTTATATGATTACGCTTCCGATTCTATTTTATACCTTTCCACAGCAATGTTTTGAAATACAGCAATAATAGCTGTTGCCTACCTGTATAGAGCTCAGGACTGTACATCGCGCCAACCATGGGACTCAACTTCCATCCAGCTGGAGTCAAAAAAGGGCGAGATCTGgttatatattcatataatgACTTATAAGTGAAACACCCATAATTCTGATATTGTGTTAGTGAAAAGGCAATGATATGTATTGTTCAGATTATGATTACAAGTAAATTGTGATGAAAAGGGCAACAAAACCAGCTAATGCGATACATTAAATGCTACCAATATTTACATTCGGAAATTACTGATTAATTTACTGATTGTGATATTGAGCCATAGTGCATAGCTTCAGCCACTCCGTATTAAAAGCTTTCCAAGTGGAGagagaaatgtacaaaatgCAGTACCATATGGAAGAGCAGCAAGGCCCTCGCCGTTGGAATAAGGGGTAGTCATCTTCTTGTTCGTCATCACTCTGGCTGTAGCATTATTGACCTAGACACCAGAGCAAGTGGTCAAAGGCCAATTTAACCCAATGTAttagatataaaaaaatgatcaaaattgGCACAGCGCCGTGTTAAATTTGCGTTGTGGTGTTGTCTAACGCCTAAAATATTCGCTTGACAAATCATGGATCAGACGTTTCATATCAATTTTGTAATTGAACTGTGAGGTGccattacatttaaaacaagtaTTTACTTAGGACAAAGGTTAATTCTGTTGATGAGCAGCGATGGATTTTGATGCATGCGCTTCTTTTGAAGGAGAAAGACATTGAAAACAAGGATCCTGGTGAGTATTCAGGCAGTTTAGCACACAAATAATGCAACCTTTGGCAcacagaacaaagaaaacaacaaaatagtTCAGACCAAAGGCATTCAAAAAGAAATCCAAGACCATTATATTGCTACCTtcaaagaaaaggagggaaaaagaacGTGAATTAAGCAGCAGAAATATCAGTTGAACACAATGCAAAAAACATTGATCAAAAAGATCATACAAAAATTACACGCAGCCAATCAAGAGCGCATCACATCACCAGAGGTGAGCAAAACTAGCCAATCAGCAAGCATCAGATGCAGCAAGAGACCAATCAAAAAAGGctggcaccccccccccctcccccaatcAAATACACATCatacagaaagaggaggaaggggagggagagagaacgacagagaaaagacagaaatgtagagggatgcaggaggaggaggagccagtccacatgaaaagacacagaaaacatgTACATGTtgtggagaagagagagacacagagagtgaATAATCCATCCAAATGTGCAATTCTTCGAATGAACAAACGGAAACAAGATGCGGTACACACATTCAAAATACAGACTATTTGCCTACATTGGATCTAACTGTGCATGAGCAATGATggaaaaatgataaatggaGCAAGAACAAATACAGAGAGTGAACAGTCTagacaaaagacagagaggatggGGGATGCAGATATCATTCCTCAAgaaccaaaataaattaataaataaaaacaataaaaaaaaaaaaaagaaaaagaaaaatcaaaccatGAATGTGAAACACTGCCAGGCATTCCAGATCAGTGTCGCACACCAGAAAAACCTAGAAGCACACAACCACCAACACACCATCCAGAACCAAAAGGatcaaaaagtgaaacaaagacacCGCTTTacagaaaagctgcagttaCTCAATGCCTCGGTTTGCTCTTTTCTCTCGGATGCTAACTGTTCATATTATTAACCATGAGTAGATTTGCTCTATAGTAGAGGATGCCTGCATCCTTTTAAGGACACACACGATCAATCCACATATATTTCTTGGCTTTGAATGATAAATCTTATCAGTGGTGCCTCTACAACTGTCTGCAGTCTACCATGTGGTACATAATGTACTACAGTACACcatgagacacacacaactaTTATCCTCTCCAGTACGGCTAACATAGCACTCATGCTTCAGCATGCTGTCCTGCTAAGGTGCAAAAATGCAGCTACTGGCTGACACATGACACAAAGATGACATAGTACTATATGGCGTCATACAGATGACGAGAAAGAGAGTAAACCATGCAGGATACAGCTCTGGAATTAAATGCTGAATGCAGTTAGAGAGGTGATTGGAATGAATGCATAAGAAGTGGTAGTCATAGTTGTTGCACTTGCAGATAGATGCAGTACATTCAGTTATACAAGTGGCCTTTATACTGCCATGCGGTCAATGGCTAATCTCGTAATCGTTTCATTCACCACCTCCCCAATCAATCACAGGATTAGCCAATCAGGTTTTGtcaatcaaccaatcaatcaAGCTCCCTTGAGTAAAGGAGTCTTTCGTTTGGGCATTGggtgcattttatttcatttggacggatggggtggggggaggggtcaTTCAAAGATGATGCCATGTGTACACAACTTACCGTTGCCAGGGAAACGGCGTGAGGACACGCGAGCAGTTACCGTGGagactgacaacaacaacaacatacaaaaatcATCAGGGAAATAGAGAAAATATATGtaagaaagaaatgatgaaccaaaaacaaacaaaaaaaagaaagaaataagaacgAGGTAATGAGAAGCAACCCCCACCCTGTGGTAGAGAGGAAGTGATGTAACAGGTCACGCGTCAACAGTCACCTACAAGCATCAGCCATTTGACAACAATCTAACCTCTACTGTATAAAGCCCgtggaaaaaatttaaaa contains:
- the pde6ha gene encoding phosphodiesterase 6H, cGMP-specific, cone, gamma, paralog a codes for the protein MADTAVAAPADKKGPPKFKQRTTRTFKSKAPKPGQKGFGDDIPGMEGLGTDITVVCPWEAFGDMELSDLAKYGIV
- the rbfox2 gene encoding RNA binding protein fox-1 homolog 2 isoform X4; translated protein: MMGLYYPSVLSGSQDSAGGQEGLVPPPFSAFPPPPPPPPQNGLALDYGGSLYAAGAVQGPVEAGGAANSAANATNSLSVQSDGSSQIDGQSGVGSGGGGGGGSAGDDSDAKGTPKRLHVSNIPFRFRDPDLRQMFGQFGKILDVEIIFNERGSKGFGFVTFESSADAERAREKLHGTLVEGRKIEVNNATARVMTNKKMTTPYSNGEGLAALPYAGWKLSPMVGAMYSPELYTAFSHSVPGFPYPAAAAAASTAATFRGAHLRGRARPVYSAVRAAVPQPAIPTYPGVMAYQDGFYGAADLYGGYAAYRYAQPAAVATPAAAAAAAAAYSDSYGRVYTADPYHAALAPAAYGVGAMATLYRGGYSRFAPY